A section of the Citrus sinensis cultivar Valencia sweet orange chromosome 8, DVS_A1.0, whole genome shotgun sequence genome encodes:
- the LOC102614104 gene encoding cyclin-dependent protein kinase inhibitor SMR3-like, translated as MGVSNSEMLDLKALEMDFLARSTLEFQDHDPCEIIANKEDHHDEGEGECKIVVASLNIKIPSFGEFKIEEEFDHQEDFDSGFKTPTSLDHQIPVLLQCPAAPRKPKSRPILTKRKVRSQSQRRILYDLSNEIEALFPPALRADLGNTIKKAKQQN; from the coding sequence ATGGGTGTGTCAAATTCAGAGATGTTGGATCTAAAAGCCCTAGAAATGGATTTCTTGGCAAGATCAACGTTAGAATTTCAAGATCACGATCCGTGTGAAATTATTGCTAACAAAGAAGATCATCACGATGAAGGAGAAGGTGAGTGCAAGATTGTGGTGGCTTCTTTGAACATAAAAATACCCTCTTTCGGAGAATTCAAGattgaagaagaatttgatcatcaagaagattttgataGTGGGTTCAAGACTCCAACGTCTTTGGATCACCAAATTCCAGTGTTGCTTCAATGCCCAGCTGCACCAAGAAAGCCCAAATCACGACCTATACTGACAAAGCGAAAAGTGCGGTCTCAGTCTCAAAGAAGGATTCTTTATGATCTGTCGAACGAAATTGAAGCCTTGTTTCCTCCGGCTCTCCGTGCGGATCTTGGTAACACGATTAAGAAAGCCAAACAGCAAAACTGA
- the LOC102613504 gene encoding putative E3 ubiquitin-protein ligase XBAT31, with protein sequence MGQGLSCGASYEHALFTAVQHGDIEFVNDLLEKDSSLLHQTTVYDRHSALHISAANGQIEILEILLNRSVNPDAVNRYKQTPLMLAAMHGKIYCVKRLLEAGANILMFDSLNGRTCLHYAAYYGHADCVQAILSAAQSSPIAVSWGYARFVNIRDGRGATPLHLAARQRRPECVHILLDSGALVCASTGGYGCPGSTPLHLAARGGSIDCIRELLAWGADRLHRDVSGRIPYAVALKHKHGACAALLNPASAEPLVWPSPLKFISELNQEAKALLENALMEANKEREKNILKGTAYSLPSPSHSDVGADDNISEASDTELCCICFEQVCTIEVQDCGHQMCAQCTLALCCHNKPNPTTACLTPPVCPFCRSTIAHLVVVKIENQEDADRDIGDISSPKLRKARKSRNFSEGSSSFKGLSTSFSKMGGRGSGRIAAENEWIDKR encoded by the exons atgGGTCAGGGACTGAGTTGTGGAGCGAGTTATGAGCATGCTTTGTTCACCGCTGTGCAGCATGGTGATATCGAGTTTGTTAATGATTTGTTAGAGAAAGATTCAAGTCTCTTACATCAAACCACTGTTTATGATCGCCACTCTGCTCTTCATATTTCTGCTGCCAATGGCCAGATCGAG ATTTTGGAGATTTTGCTGAACCGATCTGTGAATCCTGATGCGGTGAATCGTTACAAGCAG ACTCCGCTTATGCTGGCTGCAATGCATGGGAAGATCTATTGTGTTAAAAGGCTGCTTGAAGCTGGAGCTAAT ATACTGATGTTTGATTCTCTCAATGGAAGAACTTGCTTGCATTATGCTGCTTACTACGGCCACGCCGATTGCGTTCAAGCCATTCTCTCTGCTGCTCAGTCTAGTCCTATTGCCGTTTCTTG GGGATATGCGAGGTTTGTGAACATTAGAGATGGAAGGGGAGCGACGCCATTACACTTGGCTGCGCGTCAAAGACGGCCCGAATGTGTACATATTTTGCTAGATAGTGGTGCTCTTGTTTGTGCTTCAACCGGTGGATATGG TTGCCCAGGAAGCACTCCTCTTCACTTAGCAGCTAGAGGGGGATCTATTGATTGCATCCGCGAGCTGCTGGCATGGGGTGCAGATCGCCTTCATAGAGATGTATCTGG GAGGATTCCGTATGCAGTTGCGTTGAAGCACAAACATGGAGCTTGTGCAGCCTTGTTAAATCCTGCATCTGCAGAGCCTCTTGTCTGGCCATCACCTCTAAAGTTCATCAGTGAGCTTAATCAGGAGGCAAAAGCTCTCTTAGAAAATGCCCTGATGGAGGCAAACaaggagagagagaagaacATTTTAAAGGGTACTGCATACTCACTTCCATCTCCATCGCATTCTGATGTCGGAGCAGATGACAATATTTCTGAG GCTAGTGATACCGAGTTATGCTGCATATGCTTTGAGCAGGTATGTACAATTGAAGTCCAAGATTGTGGCCATCAGATGTGTGCACAATGCACACTAGCCCTATGCTGCCACAACAAGCCAAACCCTACAACTGCATGCCTAACACCTCCGGTGTGTCCATTTTGCCGAAGCACCATTGCCCATCTAGTTGTTGTGAAAATCGAGAACCAGGAAGATGCTGACCGTGACATTGGTGACATAAGTTCGCCAAAGTTGAGAAAGGCGAGGAAGTCACGCAACTTCAGCGAGGGAAGCAGCAGCTTCAAAGGATTATCCACATCATTTAGCAAGATGGGTGGCCGCGGCTCAGGCAGGATTGCTGCCGAAAATGAGTGGATTGATAAGCGTTGA
- the LOC102613797 gene encoding uncharacterized protein At3g17950-like, producing the protein MARQEEGWPLGLQPLNARVGLVRNNGGDNNLGSVSFNTLLTGSPTSSTDSSSDLDTESTGSFFHDKSITLGSLIGVSSILELSKRSLRGRKAEAVAVKEKKSGNKSRSWLFSLCPRDTTDAANVNRNNPPSLGHFLAVERRAANNGCRRSQSPNLYGPDDQMAMAQPSFESNSLFINGRIAPPRSSPSQFSDAERRNNGGLEPETGNGYGIPALFSCMCGQSSH; encoded by the exons ATGGCTCGACAG GAAGAGGGCTGGCCGTTGGGTTTGCAGCCTCTGAATGCGAGAGTTGGGTTGGTTAGAAACAATGGCGGTGATAATAATTTGGGATCAGTTTCATTCAACACGTTGCTCACTGGTTCCCCAACTTCCTCCACTGATTCCTCTTCAGATTTAGACACAGAG TCTACAGGGTCTTTCTTTCATGACAAGAGCATTACACTTGGAAGCCTAATAGGTGTTTCAAGCATCTTGGAGCTTTCAAAAAGATCATTAAGAGGGAGAAAAGCAGAAGCAGTGGCGGTGAAGGAGAAAAAGAGTGGCAACAAATCAAGATCTTGGCTATTTTCTTTATGCCCAAGGGACACTACTGATGCTGCGAATGTTAATAGAAACAATCCTCCATCACTTGGTCACTTTCTTGCTGTGGAAAGAAGAGCTGCTAACAATGGATGTAGAAGGAGCCAGAGTCCTAACCTTTATGGACCTGATGATCAAATGGCCATGGCTCAACCAAGCTTCGAATCAAACTCACTTTTCATTAATGGTCGTATTGCTCCCCCACGATCAAGTCCGTCGCAATTTTCTGATGCTGAGAGGAGAAACAATGGAGGATTGGAACCCGAAACTGGTAATGGATATGGAATTCCAGCATTGTTTTCATGCATGTGTGGACAATCCTCCCATTAA